TATGAGAAGCCCATAAGTTTGGCCGGGCAAATCAATGGTCTGGACACGGATATGTTGCCAAAATTGGAGTCTGGTTTAAAATACCATTGGGGGCTAGTTGCAAATGCCTGCTTGTCTCAAATAAACCAATTGATGTTTGAAAAGAGAATCACGGAGGAAAATAAGACCAGGATAAATGAATTGGAGGACAAATGGGAGGATCACTATTCTGAAGGCCAAAATGCTGCGGTGATCAATCGGTCCGTAAGTTTTGGGAGGTCGATGGCTTTGGCCATATTTGAGTATTCTAAAACAGATGGCGGCCACGAACAATATATAGACCCTTTCCAACTTCCTTATACATGGCCGGTTGTACAAGGGGCTTGGATTCCAACAGGTCCGGCGATGAATCCGTTGGCCCCAAAATGGCCCTCAAACAGACCTTTTCTCACGGACAATATTCGCGAGGCGCAACCTTTGCCGCATGTCGCTTATTCAACCGATTCTGGTTCTGAATTTTTTAAAGAAGCACAGGAAGTTTACAATGTTGTTACCAAAGCCAATTCGGAGCAAAAAGAAATAGCGCGTTTTTGGGCAGATGATCCGTTCAATACCTGTACCCCTGCGGGGCATACTTTTAATATTCTTACCCAGTTGTTGGAGGAAAACAGATCCGATCTTGGAATGGCTGCGATTGCGTATGGACGATTGGGTATTGCAGAGAATGATGCGTTTATTGCATGTTGGAAAACGAAATATGATTATTTTCTGATTCGCCCTTTCAGTTATATAAGACAGAATATTGATCCCAATTTTCAGACGATCATTGGCACACCTCCTTTTCCTGCCTTCACTTCCGGACATGCTACAGAGGCAGCTGCAGGTGCCGCCATTTTTGCAGACTTATTTACGAATGGGGATGGAAACTATGCTTTTACCGATCGCACCCAAATCCAGTTTGGTTTTTCGATTCGAAATTACAACAATTTCTTTCAAATGGCTGCAGAATGTGCGGATTCAAGATTATTTGCAGGTATCCATTACAACATGGACAACCTCAATGGATTGAAAATGGGACGTTGTGTTGGGGATAATGTCAATAAAAAAATCCGTTGGCCCAATAATTAATTGGGCAAGAGTGAATGGAAACAATAGAATGAGGTTCATCTATTTTCTGGTATTTTGTTCATTTCCTTTCTTTTGGTTAAATTGCTTTTTAAAAGATAATACTGCAAAGAATAAAGCCGAGCTTCAAAAGCTTGCCTCCCTTTTTTGTAAAGCTGAAAACCTGAAAGAAAAAAGATTCAAGCTTGCGGCAGAATTCAATACATTCGGAGATTCTCAAAACTCTCTTCAAGATAATTATTTCAGCGGAGAGAGAAAAGACTCTTTGATGGAAATAATGAATGACTTGGTACAAGAGACTAAAGTGATTGCGGATTCTATTCTTTATGTCCAAGATAAGATCTATAAGGATCTTGATATTACTGAGCGGAAAAAAATGGATTCTTTGTTTTTGCATGAAGTGAGCATTTTATGTCCCAATCTTCATGCGGAGCAATAATGTATCCAATTGGGAAATTGCTTCTTGATATTGGAATAAATGTTTGGATGTCTGTATTTTCAGGTATGCATATTCAATGTTTATAATCTTAAATTGTCAAAAGGATCCATCCCTGGACAATCGCAACAAGCAAGCAAATCTGTTTGAAAATCCAAGCCTTTAAGATTTTATCTTTTGACTCAGTTCTTGATTCTAAATTCCAGAATATCTTTTTAGATGCTGGCCTTAGAAAAGAAATATTAAGTACTCTAAAAATCAAGGCCACTGATCCGCATTTCTGATCAACAAGTGTGGTTATCGACCATCGTTTACTTTTTAACCATCCCTTTGATAAAGTCGGTTCAATTGTTTTGTGAGATTCTTGAGAATGTTATATTCCTGCTTAGAATCGTGGAAAAATTGAAAAAGACCTAGGATTAGGATGCTTCATTTTTTGATGCAA
This window of the Saprospiraceae bacterium genome carries:
- a CDS encoding vanadium-dependent haloperoxidase, which produces MKTNWNQFWLIVLFVSMFSCDQETGDSIQVDDSVATYGAEAVFEWYRLECRIIKETPGFFPPQAARALGYTGVALYESLAPGYEKPISLAGQINGLDTDMLPKLESGLKYHWGLVANACLSQINQLMFEKRITEENKTRINELEDKWEDHYSEGQNAAVINRSVSFGRSMALAIFEYSKTDGGHEQYIDPFQLPYTWPVVQGAWIPTGPAMNPLAPKWPSNRPFLTDNIREAQPLPHVAYSTDSGSEFFKEAQEVYNVVTKANSEQKEIARFWADDPFNTCTPAGHTFNILTQLLEENRSDLGMAAIAYGRLGIAENDAFIACWKTKYDYFLIRPFSYIRQNIDPNFQTIIGTPPFPAFTSGHATEAAAGAAIFADLFTNGDGNYAFTDRTQIQFGFSIRNYNNFFQMAAECADSRLFAGIHYNMDNLNGLKMGRCVGDNVNKKIRWPNN